In Paenibacillus sp. BIC5C1, a genomic segment contains:
- a CDS encoding helix-turn-helix domain-containing protein produces MRNPRVRRNTPTVIVQQAAPTYQTPEVIERKLDIDPQQFLQQLGQMIIQQQVVQEQPQTMTVKEAARYLRISEWLLYDMVRKDQIPSFKVRSKIFFRQHDLEGWISQNTSSCGLRS; encoded by the coding sequence ATGCGTAATCCAAGAGTAAGACGAAACACGCCAACTGTAATTGTCCAGCAAGCAGCTCCGACATATCAAACTCCGGAAGTAATAGAGAGGAAATTGGATATCGATCCACAGCAATTCTTGCAGCAGTTGGGGCAAATGATTATTCAGCAGCAGGTTGTTCAGGAACAGCCTCAAACTATGACGGTTAAAGAGGCAGCCAGGTACCTCAGAATCTCTGAATGGCTGTTGTATGACATGGTCCGGAAAGATCAGATCCCGTCATTCAAGGTCCGCTCTAAGATTTTCTTTCGTCAACATGATCTGGAAGGGTGGATCAGTCAGAATACTAGCTCATGCGGATTGAGAAGTTAG
- a CDS encoding ORF6N domain-containing protein, with protein MRFVEKSPDNWWAVGADVTKALGIKNGRDAIRRLPEEQKGVALTDTLGGMQEVAVIAEKGIYRLIMRSRLKEAETFQDWVFDIIKTLRQSAMVEITNLSEVREGKNIVRSAIKMTQLQVIDHKGKRVLTTAQLAESFGTETKIISKNFERNESRYTKGKHYFVLRGDELKRFKASRQNDDNLKFAPVIYLGTEKGAWMHAKSLNTDQAWDAYEMLANDYYSITLR; from the coding sequence ATTCGATTCGTAGAGAAGAGTCCTGATAATTGGTGGGCTGTTGGCGCAGATGTCACTAAAGCTCTTGGTATCAAGAATGGACGTGACGCAATACGTCGATTACCCGAAGAGCAAAAGGGTGTAGCTTTAACCGACACCCTTGGAGGAATGCAAGAAGTAGCTGTGATAGCTGAAAAAGGTATTTACCGACTGATTATGAGATCCCGCCTAAAAGAAGCGGAGACTTTCCAAGATTGGGTGTTCGATATCATCAAGACGCTACGCCAATCAGCAATGGTTGAGATTACGAATCTTTCAGAGGTTAGAGAGGGAAAAAACATTGTAAGGAGTGCAATTAAAATGACCCAGCTTCAAGTCATTGATCATAAAGGAAAACGAGTTCTAACCACTGCGCAATTGGCTGAGTCTTTCGGGACTGAAACAAAGATTATCAGCAAAAATTTCGAACGGAATGAATCGCGTTATACAAAAGGAAAGCACTATTTTGTGCTTAGAGGCGACGAACTAAAAAGGTTTAAAGCAAGTCGTCAAAATGACGACAACCTCAAGTTTGCCCCTGTGATCTACCTTGGGACAGAAAAAGGGGCGTGGATGCATGCCAAGTCATTGAACACCGATCAGGCTTGGGACGCTTACGAAATGCTTGCAAATGATTACTACTCAATTACGCTACGCTAA
- the coaD gene encoding pantetheine-phosphate adenylyltransferase, with protein MIHRQERIAVYPGSFDPVTMGHLDIIARASKQFDRVIVAVLNNMSKNPLFTVEERKSLITEVTSHLPNVEVDSFRDLTANYVRQKDAQVIVRGIRSVTDFEYELQLASTNSKLNPDAETIFMMTNPKYSYLSSSIVKEIAHYHGDVTDLVSPEVEAALRQKISEKTGG; from the coding sequence ATGATACATCGTCAGGAACGAATTGCCGTATATCCAGGCAGTTTTGATCCGGTAACCATGGGCCATCTGGACATTATTGCTCGGGCGTCGAAGCAGTTCGATCGCGTCATCGTGGCTGTATTGAACAATATGAGCAAAAATCCATTATTTACGGTGGAAGAACGCAAGAGTCTTATTACGGAAGTCACGAGTCATCTGCCTAATGTGGAGGTGGATAGCTTCCGTGATCTGACGGCAAATTATGTACGGCAAAAAGATGCTCAGGTCATTGTCCGTGGTATCCGCTCGGTGACGGATTTTGAATATGAGCTCCAGCTGGCTTCGACGAACAGCAAGTTAAATCCGGATGCGGAAACCATTTTTATGATGACCAATCCGAAATATTCTTATCTGAGCTCCAGCATCGTCAAGGAAATTGCCCACTACCACGGAGATGTCACCGATCTGGTCTCACCTGAAGTGGAAGCCGCACTGCGTCAGAAAATTAGCGAGAAAACCGGCGGTTAA
- a CDS encoding DUF4145 domain-containing protein: MITYNENGDPVWYSAVKVYPEKPADHGESIITKKDFNNVPDELLGLYNQVVDASNLHMTLLSAAGLRMLLEAICKDQAIEDGPLFNPDGTPQVSKGVEQRSKRLIGKINGLVEKKLIVERQASVLHEIRELGNVTVHEVIQPSRSKMKKAIAIIEHIFMTIYDLETYAISRKTTIKLNPEYLKESNNDTGV; encoded by the coding sequence ATGATTACGTATAATGAAAATGGAGATCCAGTTTGGTACTCAGCAGTGAAAGTTTATCCAGAAAAACCAGCTGATCATGGAGAGTCTATTATCACCAAGAAAGATTTTAATAATGTTCCTGATGAATTATTGGGTTTATACAACCAAGTCGTTGATGCGAGCAATTTACATATGACTCTCCTTTCAGCAGCAGGCCTTCGGATGCTTCTAGAGGCTATCTGTAAAGACCAGGCTATAGAAGATGGACCTTTATTCAATCCAGATGGTACACCGCAAGTAAGTAAAGGTGTAGAACAAAGATCTAAAAGGCTTATTGGAAAGATTAACGGTCTAGTTGAAAAGAAACTTATTGTAGAAAGGCAGGCATCGGTTCTGCACGAAATAAGAGAATTAGGGAATGTAACAGTTCATGAAGTCATTCAACCTTCCCGTTCTAAAATGAAAAAGGCAATAGCTATTATTGAACATATATTTATGACTATCTATGACCTGGAAACGTATGCTATTTCACGAAAAACCACAATAAAATTAAATCCGGAGTATTTAAAGGAGAGCAACAATGACACTGGAGTCTAG
- a CDS encoding phage tail tape measure protein: MSKDYEIAFKLQAQMNPQFRKSFRDANRQLEGMENVLKILQRAKGPEKAVDEVQKSVHGFAKAREAAMSFRGALDTVAKFTGARMIVDGIINGFVEAIGLVGDFDKSFRQLQASTNITNKQMSEIKQQASSLYRDNIGENWDDLTRSMATVKQVTGLTGDALKVATRDAVVYKDVFGEDVTQSIRAADQMTKQFGVSQHEAFNLMAQGYKGGLNMSDELLDSVSEYSVYFKKLGYDANDMFNMFGAAGSSGVFQLDKVGKKALPTLNRGIKRGSCNANPNRRAA, encoded by the coding sequence ATGTCAAAAGATTATGAAATAGCGTTCAAGCTCCAAGCGCAGATGAATCCTCAATTCCGCAAAAGTTTCCGTGATGCCAATAGGCAACTAGAAGGTATGGAAAATGTCTTGAAAATCTTACAACGGGCTAAGGGTCCAGAAAAGGCAGTTGATGAAGTCCAGAAATCAGTTCATGGCTTCGCAAAAGCCAGAGAAGCGGCTATGAGCTTCAGAGGTGCTTTGGATACCGTTGCTAAGTTTACAGGCGCACGAATGATTGTAGACGGTATCATCAATGGTTTCGTAGAGGCGATTGGCCTTGTAGGAGACTTTGACAAGTCGTTTCGCCAGCTCCAAGCATCCACCAATATTACCAATAAGCAAATGTCAGAAATAAAACAACAGGCATCCAGCTTATACAGGGACAACATCGGTGAGAACTGGGACGACTTGACCCGATCCATGGCGACTGTAAAGCAAGTGACAGGGCTGACTGGTGATGCGCTCAAAGTAGCCACCAGAGATGCGGTTGTGTACAAGGATGTGTTCGGTGAGGACGTCACCCAAAGTATCCGGGCAGCGGATCAAATGACCAAGCAGTTTGGTGTATCTCAACACGAAGCATTTAACCTCATGGCCCAAGGTTACAAGGGCGGATTGAATATGTCCGACGAGTTGTTAGACTCAGTTTCTGAATACTCAGTGTACTTCAAAAAGCTTGGGTACGATGCAAACGACATGTTTAATATGTTTGGGGCAGCTGGATCTTCTGGAGTTTTTCAATTAGACAAGGTCGGTAAAAAAGCGTTGCCGACTCTAAATCGCGGAATTAAGCGGGGAAGCTGCAATGCTAATCCGAACCGAAGGGCGGCCTAA
- a CDS encoding helix-turn-helix transcriptional regulator, which translates to MRIKVKEIQSLNEKIIMKGFSKSAFSKEIELSQPMTVQITNGERSPSPRTAKRICEVLECEWSDLFEIVKTPQGVNK; encoded by the coding sequence ATGAGGATAAAAGTAAAAGAAATACAGTCTCTTAATGAAAAAATCATCATGAAGGGATTTAGTAAAAGTGCCTTCAGTAAAGAAATTGAGCTTTCTCAACCAATGACAGTACAAATAACGAACGGTGAACGTAGTCCATCCCCCCGAACTGCAAAGCGCATCTGTGAAGTGCTTGAATGCGAATGGTCTGATTTATTCGAAATTGTTAAAACACCTCAGGGCGTAAACAAATAA
- a CDS encoding transcriptional regulator, with the protein MHEKEFGSYLRELRKGKGLTTSKLAEGSGISQSYISQIETGNRGIPTDDILMKLADGLGVDYMDLLSKAGKDRSPFDVHLRNFVKLLIGDNELPFAIERQGEFEECLERLFIKHNLKPNKTIHIKPGTKHSDIVEQYIDMVLDIENTSIKWELLQDLQDLAHKYHLWFNPKYEHQPYGIKNYSILEDLYALLNRNGRITYKGHAITEKERTLIENYLDALFSET; encoded by the coding sequence ATGCATGAAAAAGAATTTGGATCTTATCTTAGAGAATTGAGGAAAGGTAAGGGCTTAACAACAAGCAAGCTTGCCGAGGGATCAGGAATTTCACAATCATATATTTCTCAAATTGAAACGGGAAACAGAGGGATCCCTACTGATGATATTTTGATGAAACTCGCAGATGGGCTTGGCGTGGATTATATGGATTTATTGTCCAAAGCGGGGAAGGATCGCAGCCCTTTTGATGTACATCTAAGGAATTTCGTAAAACTATTAATAGGTGATAATGAACTCCCATTCGCCATAGAAAGACAAGGCGAATTCGAAGAATGCCTCGAAAGGCTATTTATCAAACATAATCTAAAGCCCAATAAAACAATCCATATTAAGCCTGGAACTAAGCATTCTGATATTGTTGAACAATATATTGACATGGTACTCGATATAGAAAATACATCTATCAAGTGGGAGTTACTACAAGATTTACAGGACCTAGCCCATAAATACCATCTTTGGTTTAATCCAAAATACGAGCATCAACCATATGGAATTAAAAATTACAGTATCCTAGAGGATTTGTATGCACTGCTCAACAGAAACGGAAGAATTACTTATAAAGGACATGCCATTACTGAGAAAGAAAGGACTTTAATTGAAAACTATTTGGATGCCCTATTCTCAGAAACATGA
- the rsmD gene encoding 16S rRNA (guanine(966)-N(2))-methyltransferase RsmD: MRVVSGSAKGRPLKAVPGTGTRPTTDKVKEALFSMIGPYFEGGTALDLFAGSGGLGIEALSRGMDKAVFVDLESKSIEVIRANLKATKLEDQAAIYRNDASRALKALAKRSTQFDLVFLDPPYRMKNGDELMLMMHELDLLEPEATIVLEYESKYHYPEQFGPFEQTRKALYGETAVSIYHYAPAAKTEDGEPSTAEEEAPHE, from the coding sequence GTGAGAGTGGTATCTGGGAGTGCGAAAGGCAGACCGCTGAAGGCTGTTCCTGGCACAGGGACGCGGCCGACCACCGACAAGGTGAAGGAAGCGTTGTTTAGTATGATTGGCCCGTATTTTGAGGGCGGTACAGCATTGGATCTGTTTGCAGGCAGTGGAGGTCTCGGTATTGAGGCGCTGAGCCGCGGCATGGACAAGGCTGTTTTTGTTGACTTGGAATCGAAGAGTATTGAAGTGATCCGTGCAAATCTGAAGGCCACCAAGCTGGAAGATCAGGCGGCCATATACCGGAATGATGCCAGTCGTGCATTGAAGGCGCTCGCCAAGCGAAGCACACAATTTGATCTCGTATTTCTTGATCCGCCCTACCGTATGAAAAATGGGGACGAGTTAATGCTTATGATGCACGAACTGGATCTGCTTGAACCGGAAGCGACCATCGTGCTTGAATATGAATCCAAATATCATTACCCTGAGCAATTCGGCCCGTTTGAACAAACGCGCAAGGCATTGTATGGGGAGACAGCTGTATCCATCTATCATTACGCACCTGCTGCAAAAACAGAAGATGGAGAACCCAGCACAGCAGAAGAGGAGGCTCCTCATGAGTGA
- a CDS encoding site-specific integrase, with translation MAKGSIEKRGKNSWRLTVELGTDGQGERDFERKTIRVEDPDLLRAPRRLQNHLDEELVKFKMEVEAGLYIRPEKLTFKAFVEIWIKKFVEVELEEKTQGNYKFHVERRIIPYFGQKHMDKIKTLHITDYLDYLRTPEASLKKNGKPLGSATIVYNYRVLRSIYAKAVEWRVLKENPMSSVKKPKEDDVKEMEYYEEKEIEDLFIALEEEALEVRILIMLAVTTGMRRGELAGLEWKNINLDEGYIDIKQTIPMLKKGVPVIKGPKNKQSNRKIALSAATIEELKLYRTEWKKMKLKLGDKWTAPKGVEFLFCQLSGHPSDPQRLTKRWIDFYRKHSLKPIRLHDLRHTSVSWMIFKKVHSEAIAKRVGHTNTKMLEIYGHIFKSVDKAAAEVFEDMFKPTRKSQ, from the coding sequence ATGGCAAAAGGAAGCATTGAAAAACGCGGTAAGAACTCTTGGCGACTCACGGTTGAGCTCGGTACTGACGGTCAAGGAGAGCGTGATTTTGAAAGAAAGACAATTCGGGTTGAAGATCCGGACTTGCTACGTGCTCCTAGAAGATTACAAAACCATCTTGATGAAGAACTTGTGAAATTCAAAATGGAAGTCGAAGCCGGGCTATACATCCGGCCCGAAAAACTGACGTTTAAGGCTTTTGTTGAAATATGGATTAAGAAATTCGTTGAGGTCGAGCTTGAAGAAAAGACCCAGGGCAATTATAAATTCCATGTTGAACGCCGTATTATCCCCTATTTCGGTCAAAAGCACATGGATAAAATTAAGACACTTCATATCACTGATTATCTGGATTATCTTCGTACACCTGAGGCCAGCTTGAAGAAGAATGGAAAACCGCTTGGATCGGCTACCATCGTGTATAATTATCGAGTTCTACGCAGTATCTATGCCAAGGCAGTAGAATGGAGGGTCTTGAAAGAAAACCCCATGAGCAGTGTTAAAAAGCCTAAGGAAGATGACGTCAAGGAAATGGAGTACTACGAAGAAAAAGAGATAGAAGATTTGTTTATCGCACTGGAAGAAGAAGCGTTAGAGGTTAGGATATTAATAATGTTGGCAGTGACGACAGGTATGAGGCGTGGGGAGCTTGCCGGGCTTGAGTGGAAAAACATAAACTTAGATGAAGGATATATTGATATTAAGCAAACTATACCCATGCTCAAGAAAGGCGTGCCGGTTATCAAAGGGCCAAAAAACAAGCAATCCAATCGTAAAATCGCTCTTTCAGCAGCCACTATTGAAGAATTGAAGCTATACAGGACGGAATGGAAGAAAATGAAATTGAAGCTTGGTGACAAGTGGACGGCCCCAAAAGGTGTGGAGTTTCTGTTCTGCCAATTAAGTGGTCACCCGTCCGATCCTCAGCGCCTGACTAAACGTTGGATAGACTTCTACCGCAAACACAGTCTGAAACCGATCAGATTACACGACCTGCGACATACATCGGTATCTTGGATGATCTTCAAGAAGGTTCACTCAGAGGCTATAGCCAAGCGTGTAGGGCACACCAACACCAAGATGCTGGAGATATACGGACATATCTTCAAATCAGTGGACAAGGCTGCTGCTGAGGTATTTGAGGACATGTTCAAGCCCACCAGGAAGTCGCAATAA
- a CDS encoding IS30 family transposase, producing MSYTHLSIIERSKLEILYQQGKSTRAIAKELGRHHATIGRELRRNTAEHPYGAANAQEGYVHRRKASVSAGKWNPELASRIEEKLQATWSPEQIVERLRQEGQAMVCFKTIYRWLYTGRLVNGVLAVLRHKGKRQKPAETRGKFAVGKSISQRPKEVRHRKTFGHWELDTVVSGRGKSKGCVATFIERKTRLYTAIRMPDRTALSMEIAFGVAASQYPIRAFQTATADRGKEFACYTSLEAVHGVRVYFADPYSSWQRGSNENANGLLREFFPKGTDFAQITDEALENALDFINNRPRKCLSWRTAHESFSEELSHLA from the coding sequence ATGAGCTACACACATCTTAGCATAATCGAGCGCAGCAAGCTAGAAATCCTCTACCAGCAGGGGAAAAGTACCCGAGCCATTGCCAAGGAACTTGGCAGACATCATGCCACCATTGGCCGGGAACTCCGCCGAAATACAGCAGAACACCCCTACGGCGCGGCGAACGCTCAAGAGGGCTATGTCCATCGCCGTAAGGCCTCCGTTTCCGCAGGGAAGTGGAATCCCGAACTCGCGAGTCGCATCGAAGAAAAGCTTCAGGCGACCTGGTCTCCCGAACAGATCGTAGAGCGTTTGCGTCAGGAAGGTCAAGCGATGGTATGTTTTAAAACGATCTATCGTTGGCTGTATACAGGCCGTCTGGTGAACGGTGTGCTTGCCGTTCTCAGGCACAAAGGGAAGAGGCAGAAGCCAGCAGAAACACGCGGCAAGTTTGCAGTGGGTAAGTCCATCTCTCAGCGCCCGAAAGAGGTTCGTCACCGGAAAACCTTCGGCCATTGGGAATTGGATACGGTGGTCTCGGGCCGTGGGAAAAGCAAGGGCTGCGTAGCGACGTTCATTGAACGAAAGACTCGCTTGTACACAGCGATTCGCATGCCTGATCGTACCGCGTTATCCATGGAGATTGCCTTTGGAGTAGCGGCTTCGCAGTACCCTATCCGTGCATTTCAAACCGCTACCGCGGACCGTGGCAAGGAATTCGCCTGTTACACCAGCCTGGAAGCCGTTCATGGCGTGCGGGTGTATTTTGCAGATCCCTATTCTTCTTGGCAACGCGGCTCGAATGAAAATGCGAATGGTCTCCTGAGAGAATTTTTCCCCAAAGGGACGGATTTCGCCCAAATCACAGATGAAGCTCTGGAAAACGCTCTTGACTTCATCAATAATAGACCACGTAAATGCCTGAGTTGGAGAACCGCTCACGAATCCTTTTCAGAGGAACTGTCGCACTTGGCTTGA
- a CDS encoding nucleoside recognition domain-containing protein, which translates to MKMQSEVTGSGPLRTVLMSTGALLLVIAVVVSPKDAFDASIQGLDIWWKIIFPAMLPFLMLSQMLTAFGFTHALGVLLGPLMQRWFRLPGKAGLAVVVGMCGGFPAGADTASRLVQDQQITAKQAGIVAAASHFANPLMIILVIGAAFLHQPAAGYFLLIVHWVSGWIATMIGVRLLPKESKRGKTSTSTPSSYKRRSLWSQMMLAAREAQERDGRGFGKLLGDTVSQAVQTLMMTGGYMIVFAVFVRLLTLYITPGTSVAFWPSLLELHLGTYHLSQSPLTPVLLMSLLAAVLSWGGLCSHLQVSAVLKAAGLAATSMLYFAGIRLLHALVAFFISLLLWLPFSRYSSEVWATFQNNSGNGLAPFLTKQSLVGMNTSDIIDAVWIGFPAACIGLAMLLTVMICLSGLTFWFNRRFSR; encoded by the coding sequence ATGAAAATGCAGAGCGAAGTTACGGGCTCTGGACCGTTGCGAACGGTACTTATGAGTACAGGCGCTTTATTGCTGGTAATTGCAGTAGTTGTATCTCCGAAAGATGCATTCGATGCCTCTATTCAAGGTTTGGATATCTGGTGGAAAATCATCTTTCCAGCCATGCTTCCATTCCTGATGTTATCCCAAATGCTGACTGCATTCGGCTTTACCCACGCACTTGGCGTCTTATTAGGGCCATTAATGCAGCGGTGGTTCCGTCTGCCAGGCAAAGCCGGACTGGCTGTTGTTGTCGGCATGTGCGGCGGCTTTCCGGCAGGAGCAGATACCGCCTCGCGCCTAGTGCAGGATCAACAAATTACCGCCAAACAGGCGGGCATTGTCGCAGCAGCATCTCATTTCGCCAATCCATTGATGATTATACTTGTCATCGGTGCAGCTTTTCTCCACCAGCCTGCTGCCGGATATTTCCTTCTGATCGTTCACTGGGTTAGTGGCTGGATTGCCACTATGATCGGAGTACGACTCCTACCCAAGGAATCAAAAAGGGGAAAAACCTCAACTTCAACCCCTTCTTCGTATAAACGACGGAGCCTATGGTCACAAATGATGCTTGCAGCGCGTGAAGCCCAGGAACGTGACGGACGCGGGTTCGGCAAATTGCTTGGTGACACGGTCTCCCAAGCTGTGCAAACCTTAATGATGACCGGAGGATATATGATTGTGTTTGCCGTGTTTGTTCGGCTTCTCACCCTCTATATCACCCCCGGTACTTCAGTTGCTTTTTGGCCCTCACTTCTGGAACTCCATCTCGGAACTTATCATCTGAGTCAGAGCCCACTGACACCCGTTCTGCTAATGTCTTTGCTTGCAGCTGTTCTCAGCTGGGGAGGTCTATGCTCTCATCTGCAAGTCTCCGCCGTGCTGAAAGCTGCTGGACTTGCCGCAACATCCATGTTGTATTTTGCCGGAATCCGCCTGCTTCATGCATTGGTTGCATTTTTCATCAGCTTGCTGCTGTGGCTGCCTTTCAGCCGTTACAGCTCCGAAGTCTGGGCCACGTTTCAGAACAATTCGGGCAATGGTTTGGCACCATTCCTAACCAAGCAGTCCCTGGTAGGCATGAACACCTCTGATATCATCGATGCCGTCTGGATTGGCTTCCCTGCTGCCTGTATCGGTCTGGCAATGCTGCTCACCGTCATGATCTGCCTATCCGGGCTGACCTTCTGGTTTAACCGCCGGTTTTCTCGCTAA
- a CDS encoding SOS response-associated peptidase, which translates to MCGRFTITDPLDAIMDRYYASIADGFEYKPNYNAAPMQFIPTIIGSKDGNRLGSLRWGLVPAWAKDDKIGSKMINARAETLAEKPAFKRLISSKRCIIPTNGFYEWRKEGMAKQPMRILMKDESIFSLAGLYDTWTDPEGNKLSTCTIITTEPNSLMEDIHNRMPVILRPEDESEWLGRDNDDVQSLLGMLKPYQASEMRVYEVPKEVGNVRNNNEKLLREVN; encoded by the coding sequence ATGTGCGGAAGATTTACGATCACTGACCCCTTAGATGCAATAATGGACAGGTACTATGCATCTATTGCTGATGGATTTGAGTACAAACCTAATTACAACGCAGCACCCATGCAGTTCATTCCTACAATTATAGGCAGCAAGGATGGAAATCGATTGGGTTCACTCCGATGGGGCCTGGTACCCGCTTGGGCCAAGGATGACAAGATAGGAAGTAAGATGATTAACGCTCGAGCTGAGACATTAGCCGAAAAGCCAGCCTTTAAACGGCTGATCAGCTCCAAGCGTTGTATTATCCCGACAAACGGATTCTATGAGTGGCGTAAGGAAGGAATGGCAAAGCAGCCAATGCGCATCTTGATGAAGGATGAAAGCATATTTTCGTTGGCAGGATTGTACGATACTTGGACAGATCCGGAAGGTAACAAATTGAGTACGTGCACCATCATTACTACTGAACCAAATAGCCTCATGGAAGACATTCACAACCGGATGCCGGTCATCTTGCGCCCTGAGGATGAGTCTGAATGGCTCGGAAGAGATAATGACGATGTTCAGTCGCTGCTCGGAATGCTCAAGCCATATCAAGCTTCTGAGATGAGAGTGTATGAGGTGCCGAAGGAAGTCGGCAATGTGCGGAATAACAATGAGAAATTATTGAGGGAAGTAAATTAG
- a CDS encoding SepM family pheromone-processing serine protease has protein sequence MNRIRKSGGFRASIFVIVVALVVYVAVYMPTPYIIYMPGSADEVKPMVTVKEGDKEERGVFMMTTVSASYANVFLLGTSLFNRNAQVDKKEDRLRGKSEAEYSAEQVWFMSDSQSSAMEAAYEQSGVKYSIVPEHIFVFGLSEDPKPKGDIEPGDIILGVDGTATPDNTVLSEQLKNKKVGDTVEMQLERGGETISRDVQLIEVKDSKTGEVRPALGVMIGAVQKVKAEDPDKQISFTDTQVGGPSAGLMFTLEIYNQLTPGDLTKGHRIAGTGTINKEGVVGAIGGVVHKIVAADRKDAEFFFVPKDNYKEAEAKAEQIGTKMKLIPVSTLDDALAYLKTLSVKS, from the coding sequence ATGAATCGGATTCGGAAATCTGGCGGATTCAGAGCTTCGATCTTTGTGATCGTGGTGGCTCTGGTCGTCTATGTTGCGGTGTATATGCCAACGCCATATATCATTTATATGCCTGGTAGTGCCGACGAAGTAAAACCCATGGTTACCGTGAAAGAGGGGGATAAGGAAGAACGCGGAGTTTTTATGATGACGACAGTGTCGGCATCATACGCCAATGTGTTTTTGCTAGGAACCTCCTTGTTTAATCGAAATGCACAAGTGGATAAAAAAGAAGATCGGCTGCGCGGCAAAAGCGAAGCGGAATATTCTGCCGAACAGGTCTGGTTCATGAGTGATTCACAATCCTCGGCCATGGAGGCGGCTTATGAGCAGTCGGGAGTGAAATACTCCATTGTTCCTGAGCATATTTTTGTATTTGGGCTGTCCGAAGATCCAAAACCTAAGGGAGATATTGAGCCCGGAGATATTATTTTGGGTGTAGACGGAACGGCAACTCCGGACAATACAGTGTTGTCTGAGCAGTTAAAGAACAAAAAGGTCGGAGATACGGTTGAGATGCAATTGGAGCGAGGCGGAGAGACGATCAGCCGCGACGTTCAACTGATTGAAGTGAAAGATAGCAAAACCGGTGAAGTTCGCCCGGCACTGGGTGTCATGATCGGAGCGGTCCAGAAAGTGAAAGCAGAAGATCCGGATAAACAGATATCCTTCACGGATACTCAGGTAGGTGGTCCATCTGCTGGACTGATGTTCACCCTGGAGATTTACAATCAGTTGACCCCTGGAGATCTGACGAAAGGTCACCGGATTGCTGGCACAGGCACCATTAACAAAGAAGGAGTGGTTGGCGCAATTGGTGGCGTTGTGCACAAAATTGTTGCGGCAGACCGGAAAGATGCAGAGTTTTTCTTTGTGCCGAAGGACAATTATAAAGAAGCTGAAGCCAAAGCTGAACAGATCGGCACCAAAATGAAACTCATTCCTGTCAGCACGCTGGATGATGCGCTGGCTTATCTGAAAACCTTGTCTGTCAAATCCTAA